The genomic DNA TCACATATGAAAAATAAAATAAACGATTAAGGGTGAGATTTGTTTGTTTTGAAAGCTTTAGAAAATATTTAAATAGGTGATAAAAATGAATCCACGCGGTTTAAAAGTGACAGGGGCATGGTTTCAAGTGGGAGGGAACCTTACAGCTGCTATTGGGACGACAAGAGGATTTATTGGAGAAGAGAAAGTTGAATCGGACCTTGTTATTGTAGGGAGCTCATTACAAGCCCTCGGGTATATATTACAAATCATTGCGAGCAAGTATGATGACGGGGAAGAAAAAAGAGAAAATCAAAATATAGGCTTAGAGAATCAAAGTAAATTACTTGATAAAATAGGAATTGAGTTATTAGCATTAGGGAATATATCAAATGTAATAGGAACATATTTTAATATAAATGAACAATTGAAAGAAAATGATTTTCTTATTATTATAGGGAACAGTTTACAATCAATCGGTGCTTTTTTAGGAGTAGAAGCAGCTTTGATGGATATAAATGTACTACAGAAAATTATTATACTAGGTAACTCCATGCAAAGTTTAGGAGCTGGATTACAAGCGTATCAAGGCGTTTCAAATTTATTGAAAGATGAGAGAGAAAATGAAGATAGTATTTTTGATAAGAAGGATGAGAGAATAATTGCACTCATTGGTATTTGGATACAAGCGCTTGGAACGTTAATTTCTGCAATTGGAGTAACTGCAATAGAGGAAGAAAATAGGCTAGCAAACAATGAAAAGTCTGAAATACTTATATAAGTAGAAGGAGAGACATTGATTTTAGAGGCAAGTTAAGATTAAAATAGTAGTAGGTTTCTTTGCGTATATTTTGAAAAGTGATATATAAAATACAAAATAAGGAGTTTTCAAGGGATGATGTATTTATTAGCAATTTTTCTTCCGCCTGTTGCTGTATTATTTTGTGGAAAACCAATTCAGGCAATAATAAATTTCATATTAACACTAATATTTTGGGTTCCAGGAGTTATACATGCAATTCTTGTAGTGCATGATAAAAAAGCTGATCGGCGTTTGAAAAAACAAATTCAAGCATATGATGAAATTAATAAGAGGAATCGAAGGTAATTTATCTGTAAAATATTTTTTAAAAAAAGGAGGATTAACCTCCTTTTTTTAGTGGGTGTTAAGTTTAAATTTTTGTGTGGCGGAAAGAATTTTTAATGTAAGTTTTATGATAATAACTTTTAGATTGTGCATGTAATAGGCCAGTATAGATACTTTCTGGTACATTAAAGAAATCGTACATACCATTCTTTAATTGGATTCGCAAAATCATAGAAAAAGGATTGTAGCCAACAGCAACTATATTTTTTGAAATCACGGGAGATAGCTTCATCATTACGCAACTCCTCACTTTTCATTTTTAATAATTTCTTGTAGATGTTGAGGTTATGAAGTTGAAATCCTTATAATTTAAGAGGTATTATACTTATATGCAATATATTAAATGTTTGTTATACGTAATTATAAGGAAGTTCACACGAAGTACATATCGTTGTGCTATTTTTATTTCACCTTTGATTTATAAATAAGAAAATATTGACCATTTGAAAAAAAGGTATATTATTTATACGAGGTATTAAAAATTCACTTTTTACATTCTATGCTTAAAGGGGCAGCGTTATTAGGAAAAATAGAAGTGAAAATAGTTTGTATAAGAAGTATTCTAAAAATTATAATCTGTGAATTGGGAAAATATTGAATGCTCCAGGTCAATATAC from Bacillus cereus G9842 includes the following:
- a CDS encoding DUF6944 family repetitive protein → MNPRGLKVTGAWFQVGGNLTAAIGTTRGFIGEEKVESDLVIVGSSLQALGYILQIIASKYDDGEEKRENQNIGLENQSKLLDKIGIELLALGNISNVIGTYFNINEQLKENDFLIIIGNSLQSIGAFLGVEAALMDINVLQKIIILGNSMQSLGAGLQAYQGVSNLLKDERENEDSIFDKKDERIIALIGIWIQALGTLISAIGVTAIEEENRLANNEKSEILI
- a CDS encoding YqaE/Pmp3 family membrane protein; translation: MMYLLAIFLPPVAVLFCGKPIQAIINFILTLIFWVPGVIHAILVVHDKKADRRLKKQIQAYDEINKRNRR
- a CDS encoding KTSC domain-containing protein, with protein sequence MMKLSPVISKNIVAVGYNPFSMILRIQLKNGMYDFFNVPESIYTGLLHAQSKSYYHKTYIKNSFRHTKI